cccccccgcgacgcCCCCATTATGTCGGCTCAGCGGAAATGTCACATGACACATTACATCGTGATTTAACTCAGTGGGAGCATTGACCCCTCCTGCCCCCCATAATGTCCGACCACATGACATCTCAGCGGAGCCCTTCCCCAGATCATGACAGTGTCCACATGCTGCTCACACAGCCGTGGGAggacacagcagcagcaccctAGCAGGAGGTCTCTCAGAGCTTGACTCCTGCCAAGCGGGCGCAGAGCTGGGCCTCCAGCGCCATGCGGTCGAACGTCCGCCTCGCACTCTGCTCCCTCACGCTCTCCCTCATGAGGAAGGAGGCGCGAGCCGCCCGGCGCGCCTCCTCCTGCGTCCGCTCCCGCTGCGCCCGCAGCTCCCTCCTCTTGCGCTCCTTGGCCACCGCCTGGCTCTCCACCGCCTCCCTgcgcgcctcctcctccctccgcaCCCGCTCCCGGAGCTGCTGGTGGCAGAGGCGGCGGCCCAGGTTGTGCTGCCGGGCCTGCTGGGCCCGGGCCCGGGTCTGGGCCGAGACCTGGCGCGCGGCGCGCTCCGTGCGGCGCTGGCTGAGCTGCACCAGCAGCAGCTTGTGGCGGAGCTGCTGGCGGCTCTGCTGCTCGGCGGCGGCGCGAGCCTGCTGGATGTGCTCCGTCTGCAGGGAGCCCCGCTCCCGCAGCTCCCTGCGCCGCCCCTCCGAGGCCCGCGCCTGCTCCTCCCGGGAGCGCCCGAGCCTCCGCTCCATGGCGCCCCTGGCCTCCGCCTCGGCCTGCTTCGCCTGCTGCTCCGCGTGCTTTCTGAGGAGAACGTGCTGCAGGAGCTCCCGGCTGTTCTCCAGCGacagcctcttcttctccctcctctcccgcgTGGCCTTCCCGCTCCTGGCCCTCTGCTCCCGCTCCGCCGCCCGCcgggcctccttctccctccccgcctgctccacctcctcccggcCCCGGAGCAGCCCCTCCTGGCAGCGCTTGCGTGACTGCGCCTCCGTCCGGGCGGCCTCCGACGCCTCACGGCGTCgggccaccagctcctccctgGACCTCAGCCAGCGCTCCTCCTGCAGCCGCGCCTGCTGCTCGCGCAGGGACGTCAGCTCCTGGTGCCGCCGCTCCCTGCTCCGGCCCAGGGCCTCCGTCTCCTGCCGCCAGCGCTGCAGGCTctgcctcagcctcctcctcctgcccttcTCCTCCTGCGCCCGCCGCGCCGCCTCCTCGCCGCGGGCCTGCTGCCGCTCGTGCTCCCCCTGCTTGCGGAGGGACAGCAGGCCAATCTCCTCTCGGCGCTTGACCAGCATGAGGGCGGCGATCTTGCGGTCCTTCTCCGACACCGTCACGCGCATCTTCTGGTGGATGTCCCCCGTGAGGCGCTCCAGCTGGGTCTGAGTGGCCGGGGAGTGTCTGAGGTCACCCAGACTGTGGCTGCCGCCGGTGGACAGCCTGCCGCCGGTGGACAGCCTGCCGCCGTAGTCGtcgttgttgttcttgttgttgtggTTTCTCGGTCTGAGGGATCTCAACGCACACTTACGTTTGTAAGTAGTAGTAGAAGGTGGGGGTTTGCCCACAGCGCTGCTGCTGCGGATGAATCCTTGCGCAACAGAGTGCTGTGGTGGCGGGCTGCTGTCATCAGCGTCAGTGTGTGGAGAACAACAGTCGCTCCTGCTGCTGTCGCGGACAGCCCTGCCGACCACTACTAAAGCAGGGAGCTGCGTTGGGGGAAGGGGGGCCCGCGATTTTTTTTCGTCCGGAGCCTTCTTGACGattttctctcttccctctcgaCATAGGTGCAGGAGCTTCCTGCGCTCCTTCTCGTAGGTCTGGTGCATCACTGTTAGCGCCTCGTACGGTTTTTCGTGGCTTTCAGCGACGAGCTCGTTGAGGGACTTGATCAGAAGTTCTACAGGTTTCTTCACACCCGATCTTGAATGGGGACTCCTATCTGCCTTGGAAGTCTCCAAATTGTGCGGAACCAATTTAGGGACAGGTTGCGTTATTTCTCCCATTTCGCAATTAGGATATTAACGTCGATAAAATGCAATTAAGAACTCCTATGACCATTCATATAAAAAAATTGATAGGATTCAGGTCTTTAGAGGAAACCTGTTGGAGAAATACGTTTAGTTCCACCCGAAGCAAGGTTGTCTGTGCTTCTCCCCGGACAGGGGATTAGTCAGGTAATCAGATGGAGAGGACAGACCTTGCTGATCGTGCGTCACATGATCAACTGAGCCCTTGGTTGTGACAAAAGAAACAAAAGTGGTGGAAAAACACTGAAAAGGGATCAATGCTTCAAATCAGAGTTGAGTCGCTGTCACTGAAGTACCATAATAATGTTTTGTTAGGCCTACGTTTAATTTTTGAACATTTGATAGCATTTAATTACATGAAAAAGAGTAAAGATGTACCTGCTCCAGCTGAGACACGGGGAAGCATCGGTGATTAGCGggcaaatacaatatattaggTGGGCCCCTGCTGACATAGTCCTCATGTCAATGAGAAATCACCTCCTTTATTGCAAAAACTTTTGTAACTTCtgtaaataataatgaataaatgcgttcaattttttatttgttattatacGAATTTATTTGTATGCGTTGCTCAAAGCTGTGCAATGGGTCCCGTCCCGATGCATGGCTAAAACCGAACCAAGTTGTGATGTGATTTGGGGCTTGGGGACCGGTCACCGTCTCCAAGGTAAACGCAAAGTCGCCCTTACCACAGCGACCCCTGCAGTTCACCGCACCTCATTTTCTAAATGCTTTCGTCTTTGGTTTTTAAAATAACTGCATCGCTACGGATCAGACCAATTTAGTTTGTCTTGtaccattggtttattttatttttgcttgATCCAAAAGGTAAACGAATAACTTTTCTACGTTACATTTCCGGACATTGACCCAGAAATGAAATTACCTCCTGATCGAGTCTTCCTGCAGTTGAAACCCGTCTTGCTACGCGGTGTAAATCATTATCATCTTTTTCATCAACCGCTGCAACAACCAGGCTGTTGTAGACTGAAACAGGATATACAGCTGGGTGTTCCATTAAGTAAATCTGAAGTTAAACCAATAATTAAATCAGAAATCAACAAGGTGTGGCAAGAACAATGGGATAGGGAAAATAAGGGTCGGTTCCTGCATAGAATTGAGAGGCAGGTGGTAACAAGGAGACAGGGCTACTGGAACAGAAGATGTGAGGTTATCATCACAAGACTACGCATAGGGCACACATGTCTTAACCACAGTATGAACATCATAGGCAAACATGAAACAGGGGTCTGCCCAAAATGTAATGGTGGAGAAACAGTGGAGCATGTTTTACCACAATGTGAAGCGTAAAATTTGGAGAGAAGGCAGCTGTTGAAAAATGTTAAAGCTTTGGGTCAAACAAGCTTGACCTTAGAGGGTTTACTCTCCTTTTCCACACTGAGACCACCAGCATGGAAACATGTAATGACTTATCTAAAAGCAACAGGTTTATTTGACAGATTATAATTTaatctgttgttttctatttttaggattttgtttatttatttttgttcttttGCATAGTTTATAACGTATAACCTCCATCGAAGCTCTAAACCaaacagtaggtggcggtaatgcaccaTATTGGTTTGCCATCtgccaaataaaaaagaaagaagaagaagaaggctgTTGTAGTTTCAAGTTCTTATATCTGCTTTGCATATCTGCACAACGGCAGGGGTTTTCAATAAAGCTttcaaattaaaattaaaagaGCAAGGAGCAGAGGACGGAGCAGAGGCAGCGGTGATTCGGACCCTCTGCAGAACGGTAACACGAACGAAGGGAGGAGTATGAAAAGAGGAAGGTGCACAGGCAGCGGCGATGCAGACCCGCCGCAGAACGGTACCTCCGACGACGGGATGTGGGTTCGAGGCCCCGAAGCCGGGGCCAGCAACATTGACAGCCTGCCCGACACGAACGATGAGGTTGACTCGGCCCATAGAAGAGATATCAGGAGCAAATACCGGGTGCTGATCAGCAGCATTCAACGTGAGTAGGGGGACTGGGATGAGCCATGAATGAAGCCCTGTCATTTTGTTTATGGTTGTCACTTTCACTTTGGGGTGAATGTAATGCCCTGCTGTCCATGTTCTTGTCCATCTCAACAGAGAACCGAGAGGATATGctgaataatcgtgataataAAATCACAGAAGTACTGGACGAAGCGAACACACTTTTTAAGGAAGGTATGTGTGATGAGGGCAGAGTTTACACACAGTgactttgtttgtttattatctCGTCAAATTCATAATgcatattaaatacatacagCTGCAGTAACCACTCAATACTTTCTAGTGCTTTGAAGGCAGCTGAGAAATTTGAATTCATTCAAAGTGTATATGTTCTAATGCTATAGTGTCTTGGAAAATACGTATCTGAAGAAATAACCCGATATATATTGAAGATAATAAACACCTCAAATTAATAACAACAACATGCTTTTTTGTCAAGTGTCGCTCGTTGCTTTGGCTGATGGCTTTTCTCCTTGGCAGTGCACCAAGCCAGAGAGGCAGCGCTTGATTCCCAGCTGCTGGTGGTGGCATCGGACCTGGGCAAGGAGAAGGCCAGCCAGCTGTTCTCTGAAGGCCTCTCTTTCGACCCTTCTACCTTTGTACAGCATACTGTGAGTGTTCTGGAGGGCTTGTTCTGAATGGCTGGTGTTTGTAGGCTGTTGAATTATGTTTATACACAAGTTCAATTTCGAGTTCAAGTTTCATTTTATTGTCATTCCACATGTTAGACACATGGAGAACGAAATTCACTCTCATGACCAGCAATATGGCAGGATATGACAGACACACGGTTCCATTGTCTGGAAAAGTCTTGTCTGATGCGTCACAATTGCAGATATGGATCATCAGAACGTTAATTCCGTGAACTTTTAGTTAACTTATAGACCTGGAAGATTAGTTATTACATGGGTGGTTTCGCTTTACACCCTTATCCTTATAGAGGCTCATTTTCCGTGTTGTCGTGTGGTCCTTCTCACCGGCCGTTACAGCTGTCCTTCATGGGACTCAACTGGCTagaagaagagggggagagctCAGACGAAGGAGCGGCCACATCGCACGGCTCTCTTCCCCGGAATGCCTGGCACAGGCTGGCCCGCCGAGCCGAGGCGTGCTTCCGGAGCACCCCGGCCTTCCACTTCATGTGAGTGGCTGTCTCTCACCTCTGGATGACGATGTGTGCCTAACGCAGGGAGCCAGTGGGCCCACTCCAACCAAACACCTGCTGCATgcagtagggctgctcgattatgggaaaaatcataatcacggttattttggtcaatattgaaaatcacgattattcaaacgattatttttgacatgttgtatttattcagcatgtctctcccaaaagaA
This genomic window from Gadus macrocephalus chromosome 15, ASM3116895v1 contains:
- the nsmce4a gene encoding non-structural maintenance of chromosomes element 4 homolog A, encoding MKRGRCTGSGDADPPQNGTSDDGMWVRGPEAGASNIDSLPDTNDEVDSAHRRDIRSKYRVLISSIQQNREDMLNNRDNKITEVLDEANTLFKEVHQAREAALDSQLLVVASDLGKEKASQLFSEGLSFDPSTFVQHTLSFMGLNWLEEEGESSDEGAATSHGSLPRNAWHRLARRAEACFRSTPAFHFMYGSFHAEPPPPKPRVERQRKAPTKEAKRIMPTQLKKMEESQQEATEKEVERILGYLQQYHAQDPTSPISYYEFVINPHSFSRTVENIFHVSFLVRDGLARMYMDRDKMPCIGPVEDGMAEEGTASVRKQCVVSITLQGWRELREDLDIQESMIQPPKSQTK
- the LOC132473280 gene encoding coiled-coil domain-containing protein 177 encodes the protein MGEITQPVPKLVPHNLETSKADRSPHSRSGVKKPVELLIKSLNELVAESHEKPYEALTVMHQTYEKERRKLLHLCREGREKIVKKAPDEKKSRAPLPPTQLPALVVVGRAVRDSSRSDCCSPHTDADDSSPPPQHSVAQGFIRSSSAVGKPPPSTTTYKRKCALRSLRPRNHNNKNNNDDYGGRLSTGGRLSTGGSHSLGDLRHSPATQTQLERLTGDIHQKMRVTVSEKDRKIAALMLVKRREEIGLLSLRKQGEHERQQARGEEAARRAQEEKGRRRRLRQSLQRWRQETEALGRSRERRHQELTSLREQQARLQEERWLRSREELVARRREASEAARTEAQSRKRCQEGLLRGREEVEQAGREKEARRAAEREQRARSGKATRERREKKRLSLENSRELLQHVLLRKHAEQQAKQAEAEARGAMERRLGRSREEQARASEGRRRELRERGSLQTEHIQQARAAAEQQSRQQLRHKLLLVQLSQRRTERAARQVSAQTRARAQQARQHNLGRRLCHQQLRERVRREEEARREAVESQAVAKERKRRELRAQRERTQEEARRAARASFLMRESVREQSARRTFDRMALEAQLCARLAGVKL